Part of the Henckelia pumila isolate YLH828 chromosome 2, ASM3356847v2, whole genome shotgun sequence genome is shown below.
GGGGATGTCCATGTCAAGAAAAATAAGCAatgacgatatatatatataagtatataaCACAATAGTGATAGCATCGAACAAGCTGGTTTGATCTGTACGTGAAGCCTTAGAATTATATATTATACAAACTAAGGctggtataccgtaccgaaataccGGAATTTTGGCATATCGTACCAAAATGttttcgatatacagacattttttcggtgtaccgaatttttttttgatatctatacggtatcaatatgaattttttttgtaccaAAGTTTCAAAATTTTACTATCGGTatcagtatgaatttttttcataccaatatttgtagtaaggtataccgaaaaaccaTCCCTATTACAAACAAATAGAGAAAAACAAAGTGTGTATttttaaaagggaaaatgagTTTTTTAGTCCAGTAACTTTACTCCTTTTGAGTTTTGATCCAATAACTTTTTCGATGtaagttttggtacactaactttgcattttcagtgttttttggtccaactgaatacgtgtcagcttctgattggtccacattatcattttggaccaatcagaagttgacacgtatgcagttgaaccaaaaaacattgaaaatgcaaagttagtgtaccaaaacccacatccaAAAAGTTAATGAACAAAAACCAAAATAttgacaagttaatggaccaaaaaatttattttccctttttaaaatatgtatttttttgttaaaagcaaaaaaattcgatttttttaaaagtaaatttTAACATTGGAAGGATTTAGCTTACAACCActgataattctgctcatggtCTCAACTCTCATGCCACATTATTGCTTGGATAGATATTCATCGGTAAAGTAATAAAGGTGGTCGAAAATGGAGGTAATATTTAAGCTCACCGTGTCAATTTCAACTGGTGGATTTTGGTAATTCATTAGGATTTAGGCATGCATGAGTCCCCACAAAATGTATGAGGACCATGTCCAATAAAGGGTATATGATTATTATTCCCGAGTGAATTTTACGCGGTTTAAAATCTTTTAGGCCTCCAAAACACAATGCGTCGTGGGCTTCAcgtccaatatatatataaatggtaAAAGTTATCAATCCGAGTAAATTAATTTCACGCGGTTTAGTAAAGTGTTGGCCTCGAAAATGTGCACGTATGTACATAGAGTGCATGGCCATGGCAATAACTCAAAATTTGACGTCACTTTTCTAATTTGGAAATACTCCCATTTGAAGTTTGGGATTCTTGaagaaggggggggggggggggggggggatataATTGTATTAATGCACTTGCTATTAATGTTTCATACCTCAGAACGGCAAAGTGCTGGTCAACAAAGTCTTCTCTCTTCATCCCACGGAAAGCAGCTTATAAATCCCAACACATGAAAGCTTAATGCTAACACACAGAGGcaaaaataaagagaaaaaaaaaaaaacaaaacaaaactatGACAAACACTCATACGCTTGAAGCCACGGCTCCTCTCGAACCCTCCGGTGCTCCAGGCCAGGGTGAGTATGTACATATCGACTCGAATTTGCATTTTCGCAAGTATTCCTATTAATTTTCACGATTTTGGAATGTAGATGGTGGAGGGGTAAAAATTATGGCAGAATCTCATGCGGTAACAATCACATGTCCTCCTCCCGGACCCCCCGCCGGCGCTCCACCCCAAGGTGAGCACATGCATGTCGAGTCAAATTTTGCTAAACATTTTAGCAAGTATTcgtattaattaattttcacaATGTTGGAATGTAGTAATTGCGGGAGAGGTCTCTGCTACACGAGTTGGCTACAAGGCTAGTACTTGGATTGTCGTAGCATTCGAAGCTCATCCCATTGCTCGTGCAATTCTTTTCGTTGGCTTCTTTGTTTTTTTCATTTGGATGTTAATTTATTGGCTGAACCAATCTCTCTAAACTCAGTAGGGACTCTAAAATTATCGTTTcggttaattatatatataaatgtttgGCCAGATATGATCATGAATTCATTGTTTTTGTCTCCGACGgccatatttattttattatgaaaaaaatagaaataaatgtTTGTTCATAGTCTCTATCCAACAAGGAATCTAACATAAGAATTGAACTAGCAAcctaataaataaatcatttttcaattaaatattttgtagCGTTTGGGACATGGAAGTCCAGAAAGACAATATTTCAAGAGGGcagatatatatctatatagCTTTTTCAGTATATTAGAAATTTATAATgagattaataaattatttagagtTTGCTAATTAAtggaaataaatttatttgattaaatcGCTTTGACGACTCGAACAAGAACAGGATCGAattaataaacaattttttGGGGAATTAAAGAGTTTGAAGATTAATTAGAAGGTGTTGATAGAACTGTTATGTAGCTGGTCAATTGGAGATTCATTGATTTATTGTTGAGATAATATGATCACGATATCTCTTATCTCATCTTGGTGATTATAcgatttattattaatatatctATACTATCTTATCTTAATCTCAAATAactaataaacaaaaaaaaaataaaaaactcttaTACTAAACAtgcatttttaaaaattgttattACCATAAAGAAAACCATATTGGGAAACAATATTACACAATCGAGGCCGTAACCTTCCACCTTCCACCTgtaaaatttaatgatttgtATGCATTTGTCTTCTTGTATAATTAATTTGTTTACGTTGTGAAAAAGCTTAGGCTATGTATCACATGCCATATTCAAtgttttttctttaatttgtgTTTAAGTGTGAGTAGCCAATTAGGTCAAGGTTAAATATTAATGTATGAAATGCGTGatccaaaatttaaaatgattgtAACTTGGATGCAGATGTGAGTTCATCGACACTCTTGTAATTCCAATATCTCGTTTCGCCACATGCTTTTGATTCAAAGTGTAGATCTTTCAATCTTCCTATTTAGGACTTTCATTATAATTCCCTGGAAAAATGGAACAATACACATTCTATATTTTCGTTATTTTTTGGGGTTTGTTattgattaaattaaattaaatataatatcatGGTATATGTGTTTGTTTATTGTTCAAATGCTAATTTTACATTGGCCGTTAATTTTTTTCCCAGTCGCTAACTAGTTAATTCCTACATtattggttggatgatatgccAAGTAATTTTcgggataaaaaaaaaactggttAATTCCATTGTATTGTAGAATCAAACCTGTTTTTAGTGTCCTCAAATTAGGGGTGTCAATTCggttgggttcgggtcgggttgacgaaatttttttaaaaaaatttctcaacCTGAATCCGAACCAATCGGGTTAACGGGTTGTGTTGAGTTTTGACACCCCTACCCCAAATAGCATGATTCTcccttactttttttttttttttttttaatttgatacCGTTTACTCCCTACTACACCCATTCAGTGGGTGTTAATGCTGACTGCTGAGCTcctcataaaaataatttaatttttttttaaggattGCAGACCGAATGTTTTGTAAAATTTTACTTAAATAATTACATAcaataataacataattaaaatattctacaagataaatttttttatcatatacTAGTGTCTCTGTGTACGTGATAGCCGTGATGCACACATACACATtacattttttgtttaaaaaatttaaatttgagaaatgtttttgataaataatttattttatggcGATATTATTGTTTGAAATTcagaaatataaataaatatcaacACAAAATTTATCAGGATAAAATTTGAAAGGTGAAAAAATAAGATCTAATAAGTTATATTGTTGGAATATTGTCTTTGCATATATTTTTGTAGTGATCGAATGATAATCTAAAAATttaatgatatattagataGATAAAGATAAGTAAAgacttttataaatttaaaataattttgaaggtaaacaaaaatattttagtatgattaaattcattatatatatatgtgtgttctTCGGTTCCGAAGAATATAGAAACAGAGTTGAGCCATGGAAAACCCTACTAAAGGGGCCAATAATCGGCCGCCTTCCACTACAGCTCACCATGCACAAGTGCAACACCAGCAGGAGGATGAATTCACATGCGAAATATGTACCGAGACGACGTCGCTTCCCAACAAATTCAGAAATGGCGACGTTTGCGCGCACCCCTACTGCACCGACTGCGTGATCAAGTACATCGGCGTCAAGCTCGGGGACGAAAACACGGGACACATCAAATGCCCGGCTCCCGACTGCGATCACACGCTCGACCCCCTCGCTTGCGCCCCCATCGTCGGCCGTCCCCTATTCTTACGATGGTGTGACGTACTCTGCGAGTCGGCGATTAAGGGTTGGGAAAGGTGCTATTGCCCGCATAGAGATTGCAATGTTACGATTTTAAACGAGTGTGGTTGGAAATTGAGAGTCTCCAAGTGCCCGCAGTGCAAGAGGTGGTTTTGCTTTCGGTGTAAAACGGTTTGGCACACGATGATTTCATGTGAAGAGAAAAGGGAAGCTGCTGAGCCAGGTTTGAGAGAGCTGGCGGCGCGGAAGCATTGGCAGAGGTGTCCCTCTTGCGGGCAATACGTCGAACGGTCGTGGGGCTGTCATGTTGTGAGATGCAGGTAAGTCCTATCGCTTGGCATATTTGCACGTATGTATTTTGGTTAGTACGTTATTAGGTTTATTTACagggttaattaattaatttcctcCTATACCTTTTACTATCCACCCAAATTAGGGATAACAATTTTCCGGGATGGTGACGGGTATAATTCAGGGGCGGGGATGGGACGGCAAACCCGTTCCCGCCCCATTGCCATCCCTAACCCAAATGAATGGAATGAAATTGAAATtgtatctttaataagatattTGGGTATAATATGAATATCACGGAAATGGGAATGGGAATAAAAACTGTTTTTGGTTTAGCAAACTTGAATGAGCTAGCGAGATAAGGAATTAATACATAATCGATTTGAAACTGGTGTACGTTTGAATGCAGATGTGGGAGAGATTTCTGCTACAACTGTGGAAGGCCAATTTATCAACATTCTTGTACTTGTGGAGGAAGCCCACGTGAGATTATAGATctgttatttattttgtttctagTTTTAGCTTTGATAATTTTGATCCCATTTGGGGCGCTTTATATGTTATCTTAATATGTTATCTTAATATGAGAAAGAAGAGAATAATggatcattttattttttacatttAGTTGTGTAAGTTTACAATATTAACCTCTTATTGGCTGTTCCTTTTCTTAAGTATGTTTTATAATGACCCTCAATTCCTAAACCAGATTACTTTAATTATATATCTAAAACAATTTAATTCTATGTCAGTATAttcagaaatatatatatatatatatatatatataatttaaaattaaaactattataatctaattaatctatttgctatttttattttctcttaatatatatatgtattactTCTATTTTTCAGATCAAGTGATATTTCGTTCCTTTTATAATTCATCATGTGACACACGTCttctaagtttttttttttaaattttaatttcttcCTATTAAGTATCGCGGATCATTATCCGTGAGACgggtaaaaataatattttttcataggtTATAACCCAAATATGAGATCCATATCACAAAATGACCCGTAAAACCGTCTCACATAAGTATTTGTGTTAATTCTAAtatccaataaaaataaatacggATCGGAGACTATCGGATATTAgcatctaaaaataaaaatgtcgTTAACTTTTACCATTAAAATCATTTGTGAAACTATTCTTTAAAAATCGAGcctatattaattatttttaatattttgtgtatatcaacataaatttgctaGATCGATATAGTAAAAATAGTAGCTTTATTGTGTAAAAAATATACGACTTTAATCGCTAGAgggtatattatatattttgtagagataatatatataatagaacttaattttaatctcaaattttaatttgtttcaCATTTTAGCCTCAACttgttaaattaaaatttttgacaCCCCAGATTATcaagtattttaaattaaataaaaaatgaccaaaatttatttataccCCTCTAAAAATAGATATAATTTAGttagtttattttatattagTTTGGTTAGTTTGTTTTATATTTACACAACGAAAGGGTTATGACTAACTTTCTAAGTATGGAATTTTTGTTATCATACtaaggcaccgtttggtttgagtgataggataagtaattcatagataagtaatataatataaattaaaaataaataagaaaaaatagttaatacattatttgatttgatggatagattataatttatttgatttaattgatgtaaaattattaattaataaatagataaataatatgacgaaaataaggcgaaattgattgggataagttatacatagattaataatacatcaaaccaaacaatgcctAAACATATTACATTAAAGTGTTTTGGTGAAAGTAGagatatttttatctataattCAAATGATGGAGTTAGTTAAAGGATTAGTGTATTATCATatagtaaaaaaatataagCAATTATATCTATATCTTATGTGTGTGCATGCACGCATTCGCATTTGTGTATTATAATGAATAAGGGAGCTAAAGATAATACTTTATCTtcataaaatcaaaaaatataataaagaaatatattttaataaatttttgtttatatataactATCATatcttaataaaatatttattttatctatttGTTTCAAGCTAGATGGGGAGAACCGACTCCATTTTCTGTGGTGCAGGATCTTTTTACCATCGCCCCCCGCGTTTCTGAAGCTTCGCTCATTAACCAAATCACCTTGTTGAAATTTATATAGTATTTAATGATAATTATTATGGATTTCAAGTTCATTTAGTAATGTTGTTATTTGAAATACATGcaataatttatataaataacgAGTAAATAATTAGGTATGAATTTAagatttgatatattatctCACGTTAATAATAAAACTACAATTAAAATCGATGGATTTTAAATACTCCTATTCCATTATCTtcatcttcaaaaaaaaaacaaaagctaAATTTTCCATTCATaacttaaattatatataatctaatattactttaaaataattaagatataCTAAAACAATTACTTAAAATTACAGTTAATGAGGCCCTTAATTAGCTTGGTTGAAGGTATGGATTTCTAAGAGGTAATTTTCGAGTCCGATTCCAAATGGTAATAAAGTACTTCAATGAAGACCATCATTAACCCGGAATTGTTTCACTCGTAGACAAGTAAACGAAGTTGGGTTGTTCACAAATCACAATCTTGCTATGGTGTCTTGTTTCTATTAGAATGGATACTCCAAGATttgatattatttgatttgatttgattttattcaaCTTATAATTAGTCTGTAGATATCATTTATATTAGGAAATTA
Proteins encoded:
- the LOC140885204 gene encoding E3 ubiquitin-protein ligase RSL1-like, with protein sequence MENPTKGANNRPPSTTAHHAQVQHQQEDEFTCEICTETTSLPNKFRNGDVCAHPYCTDCVIKYIGVKLGDENTGHIKCPAPDCDHTLDPLACAPIVGRPLFLRWCDVLCESAIKGWERCYCPHRDCNVTILNECGWKLRVSKCPQCKRWFCFRCKTVWHTMISCEEKREAAEPGLRELAARKHWQRCPSCGQYVERSWGCHVVRCRCGRDFCYNCGRPIYQHSCTCGGSPREIIDLLFILFLVLALIILIPFGALYMLS